In Janthinobacterium sp. J1-1, a single genomic region encodes these proteins:
- the trbG gene encoding P-type conjugative transfer protein TrbG — protein MKSISLLLILCLAAVAARAQNAPDSKSVADSYFSGKDLPLTKQEKDTIAIAQRWRSGGGTGVQPVPGEDGTVRFLFGAQQPGIVCAVLQVCDMELQAGEQVNSIHLGDTARWTVEPAITGSGPAEVQHLIIKPLDVGLETSLIVTTSRRTYHVRLRSHRSQFMPRIAFTYVEDAAAKWDALKVRDSKEKQERTIAQTGEYLGDLSFGYAVTGSAPWKPVRVYNNGSKTIIQMPLAMAQTEAPALLVVRKDGGLFRDDETAMVNYRVQGDRYIVDTVFDKAILIAGAGRTQDKVTITREK, from the coding sequence GTGAAATCCATCTCCCTTCTTTTGATACTGTGCCTTGCCGCCGTAGCGGCAAGAGCCCAGAACGCGCCGGACAGCAAGAGCGTGGCCGACAGCTATTTCTCGGGCAAGGACCTGCCGCTCACCAAGCAGGAAAAGGACACGATTGCCATTGCTCAGCGCTGGCGCAGCGGCGGCGGCACCGGCGTGCAGCCCGTGCCCGGCGAGGACGGCACGGTGCGCTTCCTGTTCGGCGCACAGCAGCCCGGCATCGTATGCGCCGTGCTGCAGGTCTGCGATATGGAGCTGCAGGCGGGCGAACAGGTCAACTCCATCCACTTGGGCGACACGGCGCGCTGGACGGTGGAGCCGGCGATCACCGGCAGCGGCCCGGCCGAAGTCCAGCACCTGATCATCAAGCCGCTCGACGTCGGGCTGGAGACCTCGCTGATCGTCACGACCAGCCGCCGCACCTACCATGTCCGCCTGCGATCGCACCGCAGCCAGTTCATGCCGCGCATCGCCTTTACCTACGTTGAGGATGCGGCAGCCAAGTGGGATGCCCTGAAGGTCCGCGACAGCAAGGAAAAGCAGGAGCGCACCATCGCGCAGACCGGCGAGTACTTGGGCGACCTCAGTTTCGGCTATGCGGTGACGGGCTCCGCCCCCTGGAAGCCCGTGCGCGTGTACAACAACGGCAGCAAGACCATTATCCAGATGCCGCTGGCCATGGCGCAGACCGAAGCGCCCGCGCTGCTGGTGGTGCGCAAGGACGGCGGCCTGTTCCGCGACGACGAAACGGCGATGGTGAACTACCGCGTGCAAGGCGACCGCTACATCGTCGACACGGTGTTCGACAAGGCCATCCTGATAGCCGGCGCGGGCCGCACGCAGGACAAGGTCACCATCACGCGGGAGAAATAG
- a CDS encoding VirB8/TrbF family protein, which translates to MNLARLFRTRRAAASGEAPAQDEHLEGGRRKGESDNPYLSARRTWNDHAAQAASSRQSWQLLTVLSLLVALAAVGGMVHVAGQSRFVPYVVEVDKLGQPAAVAPAQQALAADPRVVRAAVAAFVSDARLVTPDIALQRKAIYRLYSMLATNDPATAKANEWLNGNDQSSPLKRAAMETVSTEIISALPQTADTWQVDWTETVRDRQGVLKAAPFRMRALLTVYTVPATPQTTEEQLRNNPLGIYVRDFSWAKQL; encoded by the coding sequence ATGAACCTTGCCCGCTTATTCAGAACGCGCCGCGCCGCCGCAAGCGGCGAGGCGCCAGCACAGGACGAGCATCTTGAGGGTGGACGCCGCAAGGGCGAGAGCGACAATCCCTACCTGTCGGCGCGGCGCACCTGGAACGACCATGCGGCGCAGGCCGCGTCGTCGCGCCAGTCCTGGCAGCTGCTGACCGTACTGTCGCTGCTGGTGGCGCTGGCGGCCGTCGGCGGCATGGTGCATGTCGCCGGCCAGTCGCGGTTCGTGCCCTATGTGGTCGAAGTCGACAAGCTGGGCCAGCCGGCGGCGGTGGCCCCGGCGCAACAGGCGCTCGCAGCCGACCCGCGCGTCGTGCGCGCCGCCGTCGCCGCGTTTGTCAGCGACGCACGCCTGGTCACGCCGGACATCGCGCTGCAGCGCAAGGCCATCTACCGCCTGTACTCCATGCTGGCGACAAACGACCCGGCCACGGCCAAAGCAAACGAATGGCTCAACGGCAACGATCAAAGCAGCCCGCTCAAGCGCGCCGCCATGGAAACCGTCAGCACCGAAATCATATCCGCGCTGCCGCAGACGGCCGACACCTGGCAGGTGGACTGGACGGAAACGGTACGCGACCGCCAGGGCGTGCTGAAAGCGGCGCCGTTCCGCATGCGCGCCCTCTTGACGGTCTACACCGTGCCCGCCACGCCGCAGACGACGGAAGAACAGCTACGCAACAACCCGCTGGGCATCTATGTCCGCGATTTTTCCTGGGCTAAACAGCTCTGA